CAGCTCCTGGGCTACCGCTAGGGGGTGGGGCTGAAGGGTCAGAGATCAAAGCCAGGCAGCCCCTGGCAGAAGTTACCATTCTGTGGAAGCTTCTCTGAGAACGGAGCGGGTGCGATGGGCGTCTGGCTGCGACTGGCCTTTTTACTGTTGCTGCTGCTGGGCCTGGGACAGTCCGCATGGCCTGCTGCGGTGGCCCTGGCACTGCGCTGGCTCCTGGGGGACTCTATCTTCTGTGTGCTGCTTGGCCTGGCCATGCTGGCGCGGCCCTGGCTCTACCCCTGGATGCCCCACTGGCTGAGTCTGGTGGCCGCGGCACTCATGCTGGCTGTGTTACCTGCACGGCCACCCCCAGGGCTGCGCTGGCTGCCTGCAGACTTGGCCTACATCTTCGGGATCCTCCACCTGGGGCTGAACATCAAGGCGCGCATGAGCCGCCAGCCGCCCAACACCTTTGTGGATACCTTTGAGCGGCGAGCACAAGCACAGCCCAACCGGGCGCCCTTGGTGTGGAAGGGTCCGGGGGGCCGCTCGGTCACCTTCAGGGAGCTGGATGAGAGAGCATGCCAGGCAGTGTGGGCCCTGAAGGCCGAGCTGGGCAGCCTCACAGGCTTGCTTGCTGGGGAGCCTGCCGCCCTCCTAGTGCTGGCCTCCCAGACCATTCCGGCCCTAGGTTTGTGGCTGGGGCTGGCCAAGTTGGGCTGCCCCATCGCCTGGATTAATCCACATGCCCGGGGGGCACCCCTGCTACACTCCGTACTGAGCTCTGGGGCTCGGTTGCTGGTGGTGGACCCAGGTGAGGACCTCAGAGGCTAGTAGAGGACAGAGGGGGATGGAGCAGGGGACAGACTTGGAGAACTGCTATTCAGTGATCCTGGTGGGGGCTGACTTTTTTCTTCACCACGTCTGTTTTGATCCTTTTTGCCAACAAATACTAATTATGGGGCTCTTTACATAAGAATGCAAAAGTTCTTCTCTGGGGGCTGCTTTCTGTATTGCTTGCAGTAGACTCTTCTCCCCTATCTTTGGGTCTTGGGTCTCCCCTCTTGATGTCAGATATGGGCCTTTCCCCAATTTCTTTTCCCTGCAGACCTCCAGGAGAATCTGGAAGAGGTCCTTCCCAAGCTACAGGCAGAGAACATCCGATGCTTCTACCTCAGCcactcctccccaaccccaggagTGGGGGCTCTGGGGGCTGCTCTTGACGTTGCACCCATCGACCCTGTGCCCGCTGACCTACGTGCTCGGATCACATCAAAAAGCCCTGCCCTGTTTATCTACACCTCAGGGACCACTGGTGAGGGTGCCCAGCAACTCTAGCCCTGACCTCTGAACCCTTATGCTGCTCTGACCCCAAGTTGACATGTGCCTCAAACTTGACCTCTGAAACCCATCCTGCCCTTTGATTGTGACACCTGGCCTGAACTCTGATCCCCAGTGTGAATTGAATGGTCAGCGCCAGAATCCTGCTTCTGCCCGGTAAACAGCCActaaatttggaatttttcttcccTGAGCCCACCCTCAAATCCCCATACTTGACCATCTTCTAAGAGCCTCAAGCCTCTCACTGCAGACCTGACCACAGAGACCCACTCCTGTATGCTGGTCCCTCTTGTACTGTCCTTTCACCACCCACCCTTCCCACTCCATTCGCCAGGACTCCCAAAGCCGGCCATTGTCACACAGGAACGGCTGCTACAGATGTGCAAGATGCTGTCCCTGGGTGGGGTCACAGCTGATGACGTGGTCTACACAGTCTTGCCTCTGTACCATGTGATGGGGCTTATCCTTGGAATTCTTGGCTGCCTGGAGCTTGGTAAGACCTTTTCTGAAGACCTCTCCAATCCATGGGACCTCCAGACTCAATATCAGAGTGGGCTTTCAGGGTGACAAGTCCCCACAGGTTACCCAGCACCAAGGTTCTCACCTTTGACAAGGGACACACAATAGCAGGCCCCAGGGCTACTTGGACAGAAACTTGGTCACTTAGACAATCCCTAATGGCTTTGCTGTGGTCCGAAGGTAATGAGGTGGTATGAATGCTGGGATAGTCAGTGAAGGGTAGGTATTCACCAAGAATTCCACTGGGCTATCATCCTGGACACCTGATTAGCAATTCAGACTGGGACCtctccaatattttcttttcaattttttataaaaattttgaaacatatACAAATTTCTAGATATTTCTACATGATCCTCATGTACCCAACCACCCAGCTTCGGCCACCATCAGCATTTTGCTTTCAAATATACACAGTAagcaaaagtagagaaaatagttTGATGATATCCCACATATCCTCATCCACCCTTGACAATTGTTAACATGTTACtagttttatttcatatataattcCCCTCTTCATTTCTGGATTATTTTAGAACAAATTTTAGCCACTGTATCTTTTTGTTTATAAGTATATCAGTATGTGTCTCTAATATATAATGACAAAAACTGTCACCAtagaggtggctgggtggcttagttggttaagcgtctgactttggctcaggtcattatctcatggttcatgggttcaagccccgcattggactcagtgctgacagctcagagcctggagcctgcctcagattctgtgtcttcctctctctctgcccctcccctgctcgcactctatctctttctgtctctcaaaaataatacataaagcttaaaaaaaaaaacaacctgtcaCCATAGTGATATCACACCTGACAAAATTAACAGTAACTTTAATATCATCTGATGCACAGGTCATGTTCAAATCTTCCCAATTGTCTAATTGTCTTTTTACAGTTAAAGTCCCCTCACAGTACTTGTTTGTTCTTTGCTCCTCTTTACCCTgcagattttaaagtttttatttatttatttatttatttatttatttatttatttatagagacaacaggagtgggcaggggcagagagagggagagagactcccaagcaggctccacacagccagcacagagcctgacgtggggctcgaactcacaaaatgggggatcatgacctgattcaaaatgaagagttggactattaaccaactgagccacctaggtgcccctcccctgGAAATTCCCTCTAGAGATATTAGATTCAGTTCAATTATTAGATTCAGTTCAATTATTGTTGGCAAGAACCTTGGTGGGGTGCATTGTACTTCCTAATACATCACATTGAGGGCAGCCCATAACTATTATCCTACCTTAGAGAGGCTAAGATAAATAGgggagattgattgattgatagttGGCACAAtgttacactagtttcaggtgtacaaccttATGATTTATATACTGGGGAGCTTTATTTGGAAAACTCCCTATCAACATTCCCCCGGGTTTTACCAGTTCTTGAAGACCTTTATGACATTcataaaacatttctaataatcaTTAATGGTTAATATCCATAGCCCTTACTTAGCAGTGCTCACTTTGTACCAAGCATTGAGCTTGGTACACATTCTGAAGATAGGATTCGAACCCATGCCCATCTATGCTCGTCTCATGCAGGTAGTCCTGGCTCCACCAGGGACACACAGATCGGCTCCAAAACCTGTGCTTCAGAGGGTCACGGTCATATGATCAGAGCAGCTTATCACAGTGGCACGGAAGCATGACCTGaaaccctttcttctctcccctctcaggAGCAACCTGTGTCCTGGCCCCCAAGTTCTCTGCTTCCTGCTTCTGGGATGACTGTCGGCAGCATGGTGTGACTGTGATCCTGTATGTAGGCGAGGTCCTGCGGTACCTGTGTAACACTCCACAGGTGAGGTGCTAAGATTAGGGCTCCATGGTGAACACCTAGGGTATGAAATCCCAGATGTCATACCAGGTAAAGGTTTCAGGTAGATTCACATACAGGAGTCAAGCAAGGTCCCTTAGGTAAAACTCCCCAGGTAACAGCCACAGATGATGAATCTCACACAAAGTTTCCAATCGTGGCTCCTTTGATGATCAGCAGTGCTACCTTGGGCAGgtgacttcacctctctcagCAGCCTCAGGgtcctcatttggaaaatggggaaaataattcaGAGGGAATGTTTGTGagaataaaacatatataaagagCCTAGAACAGGGGGTGGCTCAGGGTAAACTCACCAGATGTGAACTTATACAGCAATGAGGCATGGATCCCAGGTAAAATGCTCCACATAAGGCCCCCAGGTATCACCTTCCCCAAGGTGAAGTTTCAAGTCACTCCCCAATTTACCTCTAAGAAAGGCCCCTAAGTAACCCCTCCAGATAACTTCCCCCAGGTAAAAGTTCCAGGTACTACCCCTATATAAAATCCCAGATATTTCCTCTAGGTGAGGACCTGGATTAGCCCTGCAGTCAGCCCTAGGTATCTCTCCAGGTAAGGCTTCTAGGTAACTTCCCCCCAGGTAACCTCTGCAGGTAACCCTCCAAGTACAGACTCCAAGTAAGAACCCTTGGTAGATGCCCTAGGTATAGACCCTCCAATCACCTCCCAGGTaaagatggaaagatggaaagataGCCTTTGTAGGTAAGGGTTCCTGGGCACACTTGAGGTCActtcctcttcattcttcttGGGATGTTCCTGCAGCGACCAGAGGACCGGACACATACAGTCCGCTTGGCAGTGGGCAATGGACTCCGAGCAGATGTGTGGGAGTCCTTTCAGCAGCGCTTTGGCCCCATTCGGATCTTGGAAACCTATGGCTCCACGGAAGGCAACATTGGCTTCATCAACTATCCAGGCCGCTGTGGGGCCCTGGGCAAGATGAGCTGCTTGCTTCGAGTGGGTTGGGTGGGACGGTGGCCCTGACTGAAGCTGAGCTCACAGGACCTCCGCTGACCCTTCTCCATCCCCCACTCAGATGCTGTCCCCCTTTGAGCTTGTACAATTTGACACGGAGGCTGAGGAGCCTGTCAGAGACAGTCAGGGATTCTGCATCCCTGTGGGACTAGGTACGAGggtcaggaagccttccctgggtGTGGGAAGGACGGGGATCATCTGCTTCTTGGCTGGAACAAGTTGCCCAAAGCCTTGAGTTCAGTGCTTAGTGGTGGTGTCTACTGCCTCACCCAGAACCTGTCCTTGGCCTGTCTGACTACTGCCTGGGACCCTCTGTCTCTCAGTTCTGCCCAGCTACCCTGCCTCAatctctttttctgctgggtcTCTGGGTGTCTATTTGAGTTGTTCTCTTGAGCTCTCGGTGGAAGTCATGTCTTCCCAGGCATCAATCTCTTGTCAATATCTTCTCCTAGGGTCTTCTCTCTTGGGGGTCTTACACAGTCCTGGCTATATCTcttttttcccagcaccatttgtctctgtccttcctctaaCCCTtgttatcctttttcttttttaagattttatatttcatctCATCTTATTTCATGTAATCTCATTTCATgtatccaacatggggctggaactaaccaccgagatcaagaatcacatgttctactgaccgagccagccaggtgccctgcttgTTATCCTTTTTCTAGGCATCCCAatgcctccttctgtctctccctccctctgtaactccaggtctctttctgtctcttctctggcAGGATCTCGATGATGGAGTCCATCATGGTTGGAAACCTCCTGGCTGGGGGCTAGTGGGCTCCTGAGGTTCTTCACCATTGTTAATGCCCTAATTCCTGCTTCTACCCCCAGGGGAGGCGGGGCTCCTGGTAACCCAGATAGTGGGCCACCACCCTTTCCTGGGCTACCGCGGGCCACAAGAGCTGTCGGAACGGAAGTTGGTGCGGAATGTGCGGCGCAGGGGCGACGTTTACTTCAACACCGGAGACGTGCTGGCCATGGACCGAGAAGGCTTCCTTTACTTTCGGGACCGCCTGGGGGACACCTTCCGGTCGGGTCCCCAGGGAACTGGGAGGGCGGATGGCCCGGGTTCCCCGATTCTTTGAGGGAGCCAGGGCGAAGAGGCGGGATTTCCGGATtccggggggtggtggggggggggggcttcccgATCCTGAAGGGGCCAGAGTTGAGCAGAGCCGGCAATCAGATCTCGTTGGAGGAGGGGCTTGGTGGGCAAGAGGCGGGGCATCCTGTTTGCCAGGGTTGTGGTCACAAGCATTGGCTTCAACCCCACAGATGGAAAGGTGAGAACGTATCTACGCGGGAGGTGGAGAGCGTTTTATCCCTTGTGGACTTCCTGCAGGAGGTGAACGTCTACGGCGTCTCTGTACCAGGTGTGGAGGATTCGACTCATTAAACCTCCAAGAGCTTTATCCAGATTTTATCTGGATTTTGTCTGTGGGTGTTATCCAGATTTTAAAGGTGGGGGAGCTGCAGGGGCACAGCCAGTGAGAAGAGATGGGCCAAGGAAGAGGGTCAGCCATGAGCACTGTGAGGTGGGTGAGTGGAGAATGACTGTTGTGCTTCTCAGGTTGTGAGGGCAAGGTGGGGATGGCTGCTGTGCGGCTGGCCCCAGGCCAGACCTTCGATGGTCAGAGGATGTACCAACATGTCCGCACTTGGCTCCCTGCCTATGCTGCACCCCATTTCATCCGTATCCAGGTGAGCTCAGGGTggtggaagtggggggggggggggggaggtcttgGCCAGGGACTCACAATAGGGATTATGCTTACTGTCCCTGCAGGACGCCCTGGAGATCACAAGCACGTTCAAACTGGTGAAGTCCCGGTTGGTGCGTGAGGGCTTCAATGTAGGCGTCATTGCTGACCCCTTGTTCGTGTTGGACAACCAGGCTAAGACTTTCCAGCCCCTGACACCGGACACGTACCAGGCCGTGTGCAATGGAACCTGGAGACTCTGACCATCTGGCCTGTCCACATTTGAAGTGGCAGTGCCCAATGCAGACTACCACTCATATTGGCAGGATCCTCTCCACCACAAATCTGCTGAGGGTTATCATGAATCGCAGCCTGGCCATAACCCCAGTTGAAGAGAGTAAGATGACTGTGGGCCCAGTAGTGGAGTGAGAATAAACTTGGATGTGTACACACATGTCTGCGTGTGTAGGGCTAAGGGCAGGCAGCCCTAAGATGGGCCATTTTGGCATAAAGATGATTTTatgataaaagcaataaaaacccGGCAGATTCAGTTCTTTATCTCTCCCACAACTGTCTAAAAGGATTTGATAGAGGATCTGCTCTAAGAGAGCTATCACCACAGATAACTACGTTATGACAGGGAGGAACCTAGGAAGGCCTCTTTAATCGAATTCTTGTGTCCTGTTTCCGAATGCCCACcccccaaatatttactttttcatcttccttttaaatttttttttttgagagagagagcagggagaggggcaggagaatctcaagcaggctccactctcagtgcagagcccaatgcagcactTGATCAAGAACTCTggaattgtgacctgagccaaaatcaagagtcagacgctcaaccaactaagccacccaggcgcccctttcattttcctttaaattgcatttcttccTATTGCAGTCATGGACCCCTACACCTTTCTCTGTTTAGTATGATATATGCCTccttttgcctgtctttggaattttatGGCTGTGTGCACAGTGTATATATACCAAAttagatttttctcctgttaacatATCTcttgtcaatttgattcttagacAAGCCAGAGAGAccttgaagggcagaggaaattcttcctccccaacagtGGGTGGAGATACAAGCGAGGAATTCAGGGCCTACTGTCCTCCAGAGACCTTACTTCAGGGTTCCCCCTGCTTCCCTACCAAGGATCTTGACAAGCCTCAAGGAATGGCCCTGTCTGGGCAAGGCCAGAAGTATGATAGGATTCAGCAGCCTTGAAGCCATTCCAGGGTTGAGAGATGAGGCTAGCCTCAGGCAAAGCAGATAAGTGTATGGTCTGTAGGATGTAAGATGTGCTATCATGGCAGTATGACAAGGACATTGGGCTAAGCCAAGAAATGTGAGCAAATAACTGGAAAAAGAGCATCCATGTTAGAATGCACCTGCAAAAAGGATGTGGAACAGGTCCAGAGCCCTCTGGTAAACGAAATCCAGTGTCTTAGGGGCCAGAAGAGCCCTCTGGGCACTGTAGGCAGGTACACGCTTTTGCTAGTTTCAGAAAAGAGTAGTGCATGCTGTGTTGGGGACTTTAAATGTTACTTGATCATTATGGGAACTGTGAACTGTAGGCCAAGGGAAAGAGATGTTGTCATGAGTGGCAAAGCCTAGGGGAAGTGTAGTCCTCACTGTCTGAAGAACTGGAAGGGCTTCTTTGGAATTAGGATAAATGCAGATAGGAATTTGAGGGCACTGGACCTCTGGTTAGTACATTCCACCCATGTCAGGGGCTTTAGGTGCTGCCCAGTGATGTTAAGACCTGTAGACCTGGAAAAGAGGAATAGCACATATTAATCCTCAGTGAAGTGGTCTGTGCCCTCTCCATGGCAGGAATCACACCTGACCGTTATGGGTGTTGTAGGCTGGGGCACATGTGCGTGTCAAGACTGAGATGACATAGGCCCTGAGAGGTCAGATACTGCAAGTGACACCTGGGTCATTGTGGGAGCTGTTATAGTCTAGTGGTCATGAAGAACTCTATGATGTATATAGTCCAAGTGGGCTCAGGGCTTGAGCTGCTGTCTTCAAGTCCTCTGGAGTTCTGCAGCATAAGCCCGAAGGGACCACCCTCCACTTCCCCCCGGTGCCAACTGTGTATGTGGCTTTCACTAAATCAGTGAAAGCTCACCCATGCCCATCTGATTCTAGCTTCAGAATGCCATTTCCTGACACCTCTTACTCCATCCTCCTATTTGTAGGTTTATGTTCTGAAGACTCTCCTCCCTGTGGATTCATTGGGTTTCTGAACCAAGTAAGATGTGTTGGTTTTATCCATCTTGCACCAGAAAGCCAGGGAAGCCACAGCCAGCTCTAGGTTAAGAGCAGAGGGGTCAGCCTGGCAGCATAGGACCCAACATGAACACATTAGTTTGGAAGAGGGCAATGTAAGGGCCAAGACGTGGGGGAAGGCAGGTGATCATAGTTGTTTCCATAGGATCCACTGACCAGACATGGGCATTGGGAGGCGTGGATTTGAGGAAGGTGGAGTAAA
This genomic interval from Panthera leo isolate Ple1 chromosome E2, P.leo_Ple1_pat1.1, whole genome shotgun sequence contains the following:
- the SLC27A5 gene encoding bile acyl-CoA synthetase; the encoded protein is MGVWLRLAFLLLLLLGLGQSAWPAAVALALRWLLGDSIFCVLLGLAMLARPWLYPWMPHWLSLVAAALMLAVLPARPPPGLRWLPADLAYIFGILHLGLNIKARMSRQPPNTFVDTFERRAQAQPNRAPLVWKGPGGRSVTFRELDERACQAVWALKAELGSLTGLLAGEPAALLVLASQTIPALGLWLGLAKLGCPIAWINPHARGAPLLHSVLSSGARLLVVDPDLQENLEEVLPKLQAENIRCFYLSHSSPTPGVGALGAALDVAPIDPVPADLRARITSKSPALFIYTSGTTGLPKPAIVTQERLLQMCKMLSLGGVTADDVVYTVLPLYHVMGLILGILGCLELGATCVLAPKFSASCFWDDCRQHGVTVILYVGEVLRYLCNTPQRPEDRTHTVRLAVGNGLRADVWESFQQRFGPIRILETYGSTEGNIGFINYPGRCGALGKMSCLLRMLSPFELVQFDTEAEEPVRDSQGFCIPVGLGEAGLLVTQIVGHHPFLGYRGPQELSERKLVRNVRRRGDVYFNTGDVLAMDREGFLYFRDRLGDTFRWKGENVSTREVESVLSLVDFLQEVNVYGVSVPGCEGKVGMAAVRLAPGQTFDGQRMYQHVRTWLPAYAAPHFIRIQDALEITSTFKLVKSRLVREGFNVGVIADPLFVLDNQAKTFQPLTPDTYQAVCNGTWRL